The following are encoded together in the Serratia odorifera genome:
- the ubiC gene encoding chorismate lyase, whose amino-acid sequence MSGTSESILPPLEWLTAPHSEVPAAVNDWLMELGSMTRRFERHCQRVHVEPQREGFISRAELGDEAEHLPESPRYWLREIVLLGDNQPWLLGRTVIPLETLTGPDQALVDLGTVPLGRYLFSSDALTRDYIHIGRQDDLWARRSRLRLAGKPLLLTELFLPASPIYTVNRVDPA is encoded by the coding sequence ATGTCTGGCACTAGCGAATCCATCCTGCCTCCGCTGGAATGGCTCACCGCACCGCACTCTGAGGTTCCCGCCGCGGTTAATGATTGGTTAATGGAGCTGGGCTCGATGACCCGACGCTTCGAACGGCATTGCCAACGGGTGCATGTTGAACCGCAGCGCGAAGGCTTTATCAGCCGCGCCGAACTGGGTGACGAAGCGGAACACCTGCCGGAAAGCCCTCGTTATTGGCTGCGTGAAATCGTCCTGCTGGGCGACAACCAACCCTGGCTGTTGGGGCGCACGGTGATCCCACTGGAAACGCTGACCGGTCCCGATCAGGCGCTGGTCGATCTGGGCACCGTGCCGTTGGGGCGCTACCTGTTCAGCAGTGACGCGCTGACGCGTGATTATATTCATATCGGTCGGCAAGACGATTTGTGGGCGCGTCGCTCGCGGCTGCGTCTGGCGGGCAAACCGCTGCTGCTGACCGAGCTGTTTTTACCCGCATCGCCGATTTATACGGTGAACCGCGTCGATCCGGCGTGA
- the plsB gene encoding glycerol-3-phosphate 1-O-acyltransferase PlsB, producing MSGWRKIYYKLLNLPLKLLVRSKVIPSDPVTELGLDPSRPILYVLPYNSKADLLTLRTQCLAQDLPDPLTPLEIDGAVLPSYVFIHDGPRVFRYYTPKEESVKLFHDYLDLHRNNPDLDIQMLPVSVMFGRSPGRESHGTPHLRLLNGVQKFFAVLWLGRDSFVRFSNTVSLRRMATEHGTDKIIAQKLARVARMHFSRQRLAAVGPSLPARQDLFNKLLASKAIEKAVEDEARNKKISHEKAQQNAIALMEEIAADFSYETVRLSDRVLSWTWNRLYQGLNVTNAERVRQLAQDGHEIVYVPCHRSHMDYLLLSYVLYHQGLVPPHIAAGINLNFWPAGPIFRRLGAFFIRRTFKGNKLYSTVFREYLGELFTRGYSVEYFVEGGRSRTGRLLEPKTGTLSMTIQAMLRGGTRPITLVPIYIGYEHVMEVGTYAKELRGATKEKESLLQMLRGLRKLRNLGQGYVNFGDPLPLTSYLNQHVPQWRESIDPIEAQRPSWLTPTVNDLAGKIMVRINNAAAANAMNLCSTALLASRQRSLTREQLIEQLECYLQLMRNVPYASDVTVPQQSAEALLDHALNMNKFEVEKDNIGDIIILPREQAVLMTYYRNNIHHLLVLPSLIASIVMHHRRVSRSELLRQISLIYPMLKAELFLHYDTDQLPAVLNTLVDELARQRLICDQGEELVLNSARIRPLQLLAAGVRETLQRYAITLSILSANPSINRGALEKESRIMAQRLSVLHGINAPEFFDKAVFSTLVATLRAEGYINDIGDAIREHTMEVYSMLSDLITPEIKLTIESVSLPADGNALPPAVEEPKEDE from the coding sequence ATGTCAGGTTGGCGTAAAATTTATTATAAATTATTGAATTTACCACTAAAACTGTTGGTAAGAAGTAAGGTTATCCCTTCAGATCCGGTCACGGAGTTAGGGTTGGATCCCTCACGGCCGATTTTGTATGTTTTACCTTATAATTCCAAGGCGGATTTACTGACGCTGCGCACCCAGTGCCTGGCGCAGGATCTGCCCGATCCGCTCACTCCGTTGGAGATCGACGGCGCCGTACTGCCGAGCTACGTGTTTATCCACGATGGCCCGCGCGTATTCCGCTACTACACGCCGAAAGAAGAGTCGGTAAAACTGTTCCACGATTATCTCGACCTGCACCGCAACAATCCGGATCTCGATATTCAGATGCTGCCGGTTTCGGTGATGTTTGGCCGTTCGCCGGGGCGCGAAAGCCACGGTACGCCGCATCTGCGTCTACTGAACGGTGTGCAGAAGTTCTTTGCCGTACTGTGGCTGGGACGCGACAGTTTTGTGCGTTTCTCCAATACGGTGTCTCTGCGCCGCATGGCGACCGAGCACGGTACCGACAAGATTATCGCGCAAAAGCTGGCGCGCGTGGCGCGCATGCACTTTTCACGGCAGCGTCTGGCGGCAGTCGGGCCTAGCCTGCCTGCACGTCAGGATCTGTTCAACAAGCTGCTGGCGTCCAAAGCGATTGAAAAAGCGGTAGAAGACGAAGCACGCAACAAAAAGATTTCGCACGAGAAGGCCCAGCAGAACGCCATTGCGCTGATGGAAGAGATCGCGGCAGACTTCTCTTACGAAACGGTGCGCCTGTCGGATCGCGTGCTGAGCTGGACCTGGAACCGCTTGTATCAGGGCCTCAACGTCACCAACGCCGAACGCGTGCGCCAGCTGGCGCAGGACGGGCATGAAATCGTCTATGTGCCATGCCACCGCAGCCATATGGATTACCTGCTGCTGTCTTACGTGCTGTACCACCAGGGGCTGGTACCGCCGCACATTGCCGCCGGTATCAATCTTAACTTCTGGCCGGCCGGGCCGATCTTCCGCCGTCTGGGCGCGTTCTTTATTCGCCGCACCTTCAAGGGCAACAAGCTCTACTCGACGGTGTTTCGCGAGTACCTCGGCGAACTGTTCACCCGCGGCTACTCGGTGGAATACTTCGTTGAAGGCGGTCGTTCGCGTACCGGACGCCTGCTGGAACCCAAAACCGGCACCCTGTCGATGACCATCCAGGCGATGCTGCGCGGCGGCACCCGCCCGATTACCCTGGTGCCGATCTACATCGGTTACGAACACGTGATGGAAGTCGGTACCTACGCCAAAGAACTGCGTGGTGCCACCAAAGAAAAAGAAAGCCTGCTGCAGATGCTGCGCGGTCTGCGTAAACTGCGCAACCTCGGCCAGGGTTACGTCAACTTTGGCGATCCATTGCCGTTGACCTCGTACCTCAATCAGCACGTGCCGCAGTGGCGGGAGTCGATCGACCCGATCGAAGCACAGCGTCCAAGCTGGCTGACACCAACGGTCAACGATCTGGCTGGCAAGATCATGGTACGTATCAACAATGCCGCCGCCGCCAACGCCATGAATCTGTGCTCCACTGCACTGCTGGCTTCACGCCAGCGTTCGCTGACACGCGAGCAGTTGATTGAGCAACTGGAGTGCTACCTGCAGCTGATGCGCAACGTGCCTTACGCCAGTGATGTCACCGTGCCGCAGCAGTCGGCAGAGGCGTTGCTGGATCACGCGCTCAACATGAACAAGTTCGAGGTAGAGAAGGACAACATCGGCGATATCATCATTCTGCCACGCGAGCAGGCGGTGTTGATGACCTATTACCGCAACAATATCCATCATTTGCTGGTATTGCCGTCGCTGATCGCCTCTATCGTGATGCACCATCGCCGCGTCTCGCGCAGCGAACTGTTACGCCAAATCAGCCTGATTTATCCGATGCTGAAAGCTGAACTGTTCCTGCATTACGATACCGACCAATTGCCGGCGGTGTTGAATACGTTGGTCGACGAACTGGCTCGCCAGCGGTTGATCTGCGACCAGGGCGAGGAGCTGGTGCTCAACTCGGCACGCATTCGTCCGCTGCAATTGCTGGCTGCCGGCGTGCGTGAAACGCTGCAACGCTACGCCATCACGCTGTCGATCCTGAGCGCCAACCCGAGCATCAACCGTGGCGCGCTGGAGAAAGAGAGCCGTATCATGGCGCAGCGTCTGTCGGTACTGCACGGCATCAACGCCCCGGAGTTCTTCGACAAGGCGGTATTTTCCACCCTGGTGGCCACGCTGCGCGCCGAAGGCTATATCAATGATATCGGCGATGCGATCCGTGAGCACACCATGGAGGTTTACAGCATGTTGAGCGATCTGATCACGCCGGAAATCAAGTTGACCATTGAGAGCGTCAGCCTGCCGGCGGACGGAAACGCCTTGCCGCCAGCGGTGGAAGAGCCCAAAGAAGACGAGTAA
- a CDS encoding diacylglycerol kinase, producing MANQATGLTRVIKAFGYSYKGLTAAWQHEAAFRQELVATVLAIILAIWLDVGAIARILLIGSVVLVMIVEMLNSAIEAIVDRIGTEHHELSGRAKDMGSAAVSLAIALALFVWVSVLWQYLV from the coding sequence ATGGCAAATCAAGCAACCGGTTTGACTCGCGTCATCAAAGCTTTCGGATATTCCTATAAGGGATTGACCGCCGCCTGGCAGCATGAAGCCGCGTTTCGCCAGGAACTGGTGGCGACCGTGCTGGCCATCATACTGGCGATTTGGCTGGATGTGGGTGCGATAGCGCGCATTTTATTGATCGGTTCGGTGGTACTGGTGATGATTGTCGAAATGCTCAACAGTGCGATTGAGGCGATCGTCGATCGCATCGGCACTGAACACCACGAGCTTTCCGGCCGCGCCAAGGACATGGGCTCGGCGGCGGTGTCGCTGGCGATTGCACTGGCGCTGTTTGTCTGGGTCAGCGTACTGTGGCAATACCTGGTTTGA
- a CDS encoding CsbD family protein, producing the protein MNTDQADGNWKQFKGKVKEQWGKLTDDDLTVIEGKREQLVGKIQERYGYQRAAAEEEVKAWEDQNKYRW; encoded by the coding sequence ATGAACACAGATCAAGCCGACGGTAACTGGAAGCAGTTTAAAGGTAAAGTGAAGGAACAGTGGGGCAAGCTGACCGATGACGATCTGACGGTCATTGAAGGGAAACGTGAACAGCTTGTCGGTAAAATACAGGAACGTTACGGCTACCAGAGGGCGGCGGCCGAAGAAGAGGTCAAAGCCTGGGAAGATCAGAACAAGTATCGCTGGTAA
- the zur gene encoding zinc uptake transcriptional repressor Zur — protein MNPTNQEKLLAQAEQLCQQRNVRLTPQRLEVLRLMAQQPGAISAYDLLDLLRVAEPQAKPPTVYRALDFLLEQGFIHRVESANSYVLCHHFEQPMHTSALFICDRCGQVTERTTAGVEETLQKLAKESGFALRHSVVEAHGLCSGCVEVESCDSKHDCNHDHSIVIKKK, from the coding sequence ATGAACCCAACCAACCAGGAAAAGCTGCTCGCGCAGGCAGAACAACTCTGTCAGCAACGCAATGTGCGCCTGACGCCGCAACGGCTGGAAGTGTTACGCCTGATGGCTCAACAGCCCGGTGCGATCAGCGCCTATGATCTGCTCGATTTATTGCGCGTCGCCGAACCGCAGGCCAAGCCGCCAACGGTCTACCGCGCACTGGACTTTCTGCTGGAACAAGGCTTTATTCACCGCGTTGAATCGGCTAACAGCTACGTGCTGTGCCATCATTTTGAGCAGCCAATGCACACCTCCGCGCTTTTCATCTGCGATCGTTGCGGGCAGGTAACCGAGCGCACCACCGCTGGGGTAGAGGAAACATTGCAAAAATTGGCAAAAGAGTCCGGTTTTGCCCTGCGCCACAGCGTGGTGGAAGCCCATGGACTGTGCTCAGGCTGTGTTGAAGTAGAGTCTTGCGACAGTAAGCACGATTGCAATCATGACCACAGCATCGTGATTAAAAAGAAATAG
- a CDS encoding sugar O-acetyltransferase produces MTEREKLLRGEIYNSRDAELIDLYHRARALSKQLGALDSQQMDEKNRLLSQLFAHWGQQSWIETPFWCDYGQHISIGNNCFINVNAVFLDCNTITIGDNTLIGPNLQVYTPSHPLKASERLTGDADFPFQTSARPVTIGSNVWIGGNVLILPGVTIGDGSTIGAGSIVTGDIPTNVLAMGQPCKVIRVLE; encoded by the coding sequence ATGACCGAAAGAGAAAAGTTGCTGCGCGGTGAGATCTATAACAGCCGCGATGCGGAACTGATAGACCTGTATCACCGGGCACGGGCGCTTAGCAAGCAGTTGGGCGCGCTGGATTCTCAGCAGATGGACGAAAAAAATCGTCTGCTGAGCCAGCTGTTCGCGCATTGGGGGCAACAGAGCTGGATTGAAACGCCATTCTGGTGTGATTATGGCCAGCACATCAGTATCGGCAACAACTGTTTTATCAACGTCAATGCGGTATTCCTCGACTGTAATACCATTACCATTGGCGATAACACGCTGATCGGCCCCAACCTGCAGGTTTATACGCCGAGCCATCCGCTGAAAGCCAGCGAACGTCTGACCGGTGATGCCGACTTTCCCTTCCAGACCTCCGCCAGGCCGGTGACTATCGGCAGCAATGTGTGGATTGGCGGCAATGTGCTGATCTTGCCGGGCGTGACCATTGGTGATGGCAGCACCATCGGTGCCGGCAGCATCGTCACCGGCGATATTCCGACCAACGTTTTGGCGATGGGACAGCCATGTAAAGTGATTCGCGTATTGGAATAG
- a CDS encoding pyocin activator PrtN family protein yields MRPRIFPLEKIAEKYLGISIELANKRANAGKLPIPSFRAADSNKAPRLVHVKDLADYLDQRTAAAREEFKQVNS; encoded by the coding sequence TTGAGACCTCGGATATTCCCTCTGGAGAAAATCGCGGAGAAATACCTCGGCATCTCAATCGAGTTAGCCAACAAGCGTGCGAACGCTGGCAAACTGCCTATCCCGAGTTTCCGGGCGGCAGACTCGAACAAAGCCCCGCGCCTGGTGCATGTGAAGGATTTAGCAGACTATCTTGATCAACGCACGGCAGCCGCGAGGGAGGAGTTCAAGCAGGTTAATTCGTAA
- a CDS encoding LexA family protein, which yields MKELTERQSQVLTFVRKFMRDNGSAPTQREIADAIGCSSANAAMLLLKALERKGALTIRTGRSRGIVLNDSTSAPDFDTWLQSQAVPIEVDCGCVTAEVLLYWVKKAYSDGARAGAGEVEVAK from the coding sequence ATGAAAGAACTCACCGAACGCCAATCTCAGGTGCTGACCTTCGTCCGCAAATTCATGCGTGATAACGGTTCGGCGCCAACGCAGCGAGAAATCGCGGATGCTATAGGGTGTAGCTCTGCCAACGCAGCTATGCTCCTGCTGAAGGCTCTGGAGCGCAAAGGGGCATTGACTATCAGGACGGGACGAAGCCGAGGGATCGTGCTCAATGACAGTACCAGCGCGCCAGATTTCGACACCTGGCTGCAGAGCCAGGCAGTGCCGATTGAGGTGGACTGTGGGTGTGTGACCGCCGAGGTGCTGTTGTACTGGGTTAAGAAGGCGTACAGCGATGGTGCGCGAGCTGGGGCCGGTGAAGTGGAGGTGGCGAAGTGA
- a CDS encoding ANR family transcriptional regulator produces MATPYHAAAQQAIQHEHTEEFDLAVKFWRRAEMIAVKPVNQQWAATRAELCEKRHSLAARLVQWSEETNRRLQLAAETKAKKKLAESLEAHMNKTTSGENNEQV; encoded by the coding sequence ATGGCAACTCCGTACCACGCTGCGGCCCAGCAGGCCATCCAGCACGAACACACCGAAGAGTTCGACCTGGCTGTCAAGTTCTGGCGCCGAGCCGAAATGATTGCAGTTAAGCCGGTTAACCAGCAGTGGGCAGCCACACGCGCCGAGCTGTGCGAAAAGCGCCACAGCCTTGCTGCACGCCTGGTGCAGTGGAGTGAAGAAACCAACCGGCGCTTGCAGTTAGCTGCTGAGACCAAGGCCAAGAAGAAACTGGCCGAGTCGCTCGAGGCCCACATGAACAAAACCACCAGCGGGGAAAACAATGAGCAAGTTTGA
- a CDS encoding LexA family transcriptional regulator, whose protein sequence is MTFKSRLKKAMEEGGFTQAALAKETGMAQSMIWKLVSGNANGTSKLVILSKALGVRPEWLGEGSGPMREGDKNEHHRIGSGPIFGVEIYDGDIRTNTWITVPGLAKSDSCKAYHMTEDTGCSEVPAGTYIVVDSAEEAGNNDLVYATTGKKSSVYRFVRGGVEDFLSVDDSRVPLIPANSVDIKGVIVFLLRGLKKQTSTDKHK, encoded by the coding sequence ATGACATTCAAAAGTAGATTGAAAAAAGCAATGGAAGAAGGTGGCTTTACCCAGGCCGCCCTTGCAAAAGAAACTGGAATGGCGCAGTCCATGATATGGAAACTGGTTTCAGGGAATGCAAATGGAACATCCAAGTTAGTGATTCTTTCAAAGGCCCTTGGCGTAAGGCCAGAGTGGCTTGGTGAGGGTAGTGGCCCCATGAGGGAGGGTGACAAAAATGAGCACCACAGAATTGGGAGCGGTCCAATTTTTGGTGTTGAAATCTATGATGGAGATATCCGTACTAATACATGGATTACGGTTCCTGGTTTAGCCAAGAGTGATAGCTGCAAGGCATATCACATGACTGAGGATACTGGTTGCTCAGAAGTCCCAGCAGGAACATACATCGTCGTAGACAGCGCTGAAGAAGCAGGTAACAACGATCTGGTGTATGCAACCACAGGTAAAAAAAGCTCCGTTTATCGCTTTGTGCGAGGGGGTGTAGAGGACTTTCTTTCTGTCGATGACAGTCGCGTGCCCTTAATACCAGCAAACTCCGTTGATATAAAAGGGGTTATAGTATTTTTGCTTAGGGGGCTAAAAAAACAAACCTCCACGGACAAGCACAAATAA
- a CDS encoding transcriptional regulator — protein sequence MKNEYVAKVIKAAGSQSALAKLVGHPQSLVSAWLLGKRRVSVDSVPIMVSITEGLVKPHELRPDLPTVFPAPDHADAQPPQNHYAGTLLPSEN from the coding sequence ATGAAAAACGAATATGTTGCAAAGGTGATAAAGGCTGCTGGTTCTCAATCAGCACTCGCAAAGCTTGTTGGACATCCTCAGTCACTTGTAAGCGCCTGGCTGTTAGGTAAGAGGCGAGTAAGTGTGGATTCAGTTCCTATCATGGTGAGCATTACCGAAGGCCTCGTCAAACCACATGAATTGCGGCCAGACCTTCCAACGGTATTCCCCGCACCAGATCACGCCGATGCCCAACCACCCCAAAACCATTATGCCGGCACTTTATTACCCAGTGAAAATTAA
- a CDS encoding DUF4222 domain-containing protein, with the protein MSRDPIVQLDRHYRDKRGVVVHVIGYDRLKLEVTFMRPGYEHECMLPLWQVEKHFTRVDA; encoded by the coding sequence ATGAGCCGTGATCCAATCGTTCAACTCGACCGCCACTATCGCGATAAACGCGGCGTAGTGGTGCATGTCATTGGCTATGACAGGTTAAAGCTGGAAGTTACGTTTATGCGCCCTGGGTATGAGCATGAATGCATGCTGCCTCTGTGGCAGGTAGAGAAACATTTTACGAGGGTTGATGCGTGA
- a CDS encoding IS256 family transposase yields MADHSMTFSNTLAQLGGEDFLRELTEFMLNRIMEADVTARINAEPHERSDERETYRNGYRDRQYNTRLGTLDLRIPKLREGTYFPPFLEARRLSEKALNAVIQEAWINGVSTRKVDALVQSMGMTGISRSQVSSICRGIDERVQAFLQRPLEGEWPYLWLDATYVKVRKNGRVVNVAVIIACAVSSDGRREIIGMGIGESEAKAFWLAFLLSLKERGLEGVKLVISDSHSGLKAAIRQVFCASWQRCRVHFMRNVLGRVSRASQSVVRAALQQVFVQTEEKSAHATWREVAAQLEKSFPAVTEMMDEAEADVLAYFGFPKAHRVKIHSTNTLERLNKEVKRRADVVGIFPNEESIMRLLGAVLTEQNEEWLLQNRYLPQHSMAEIESAAEDDVIEALPISA; encoded by the coding sequence ATGGCTGACCACAGCATGACATTCAGCAACACCCTGGCGCAACTTGGCGGCGAGGATTTTTTACGTGAGCTCACCGAGTTTATGCTCAACCGCATCATGGAAGCTGACGTCACTGCGCGCATCAACGCAGAGCCCCATGAGCGCAGTGATGAGCGCGAGACCTACCGCAACGGCTACCGTGACCGTCAGTACAACACCCGCCTCGGCACGCTGGACCTGCGTATCCCGAAGCTGCGGGAAGGCACCTACTTCCCGCCCTTCCTCGAGGCCCGCAGGCTCTCGGAGAAGGCGCTTAACGCGGTTATCCAGGAAGCATGGATAAACGGCGTCTCGACCCGCAAGGTTGACGCCCTGGTCCAGTCGATGGGGATGACCGGTATCTCCCGCAGCCAGGTGTCATCCATCTGCCGCGGCATCGATGAGCGCGTACAGGCGTTCCTGCAGCGGCCGCTGGAAGGGGAATGGCCCTACTTGTGGCTGGATGCGACCTACGTGAAGGTGCGCAAGAACGGCCGGGTGGTCAACGTGGCGGTAATAATCGCCTGCGCGGTCAGCTCGGACGGTCGCCGGGAGATTATCGGGATGGGCATCGGTGAATCAGAAGCCAAGGCGTTCTGGCTGGCCTTCCTGCTGAGCCTGAAGGAGCGCGGTCTGGAAGGTGTGAAGCTGGTTATCTCCGACTCGCACAGCGGCCTTAAGGCGGCGATACGACAGGTGTTCTGTGCAAGCTGGCAGCGCTGTCGGGTCCACTTCATGCGCAACGTGCTGGGGCGCGTCAGCAGGGCCAGCCAGTCGGTGGTCCGCGCCGCTCTGCAGCAGGTATTCGTACAGACCGAGGAGAAAAGCGCCCACGCCACCTGGCGCGAGGTTGCGGCCCAGCTGGAAAAGAGCTTCCCGGCGGTCACGGAGATGATGGACGAAGCGGAAGCGGACGTGCTGGCGTACTTCGGCTTCCCGAAGGCGCACCGTGTGAAAATCCACTCGACCAACACGCTGGAGCGCCTGAACAAAGAGGTGAAGCGGCGTGCCGACGTGGTGGGCATCTTCCCCAACGAAGAGAGCATCATGCGGCTGCTGGGAGCGGTCCTGACGGAGCAGAACGAAGAATGGCTGCTGCAGAACCGCTACCTGCCGCAACACAGTATGGCGGAGATAGAGTCGGCCGCTGAAGACGACGTTATCGAGGCGCTGCCAATCAGCGCATAA
- a CDS encoding ATP-binding protein yields the protein MFNFEQNKNRLELKRRSQELADELDFSLDGQIPPHYANWEKQIQTVMCETHGQYQQIALIGPEYRGRAGRKTSQCPECLRAELSDIELALRRLRVESLLDDAGIAPRFQHCEFSNYHPVNATAANNLAICERYAQSWEAILKAGTGLVMTGSCGTGKNHLAVSMTKRIIRDHLADVEITDVMRLTREVKSTWRNGAERTETEVLNHYATLDLLIIDEVGVQFGTPAELAILQEIVNARYENILPTILISNLTFDQLKAFVGDRIVDRVTDGGSNRLVFDWPSYRSNKGGTAA from the coding sequence ATGTTTAATTTTGAACAAAACAAAAATCGGCTGGAACTGAAACGTCGCAGTCAAGAATTGGCGGACGAACTGGACTTTTCTCTGGATGGGCAGATCCCGCCACACTACGCGAACTGGGAAAAGCAGATCCAGACGGTGATGTGTGAAACGCACGGCCAATACCAGCAAATCGCGTTGATCGGGCCAGAGTACCGGGGAAGGGCGGGGCGTAAAACCTCCCAGTGCCCGGAATGCCTGCGTGCGGAACTGAGCGATATTGAATTGGCATTGCGGCGGCTCAGGGTTGAGAGCCTGCTGGATGATGCCGGTATCGCTCCACGTTTCCAGCATTGCGAATTTTCCAACTACCACCCGGTTAACGCGACAGCCGCGAATAATCTGGCTATTTGCGAACGTTACGCCCAGAGCTGGGAAGCAATCCTAAAGGCCGGGACTGGGCTGGTGATGACCGGCAGTTGTGGTACCGGAAAAAACCATCTGGCGGTATCGATGACAAAGCGGATCATCCGCGACCATTTGGCTGACGTAGAAATCACGGACGTAATGCGCCTGACCCGCGAAGTGAAAAGCACCTGGCGTAATGGGGCAGAGCGCACGGAAACCGAAGTATTGAACCACTACGCCACGCTGGATCTGCTCATCATTGACGAGGTTGGAGTGCAGTTCGGTACACCGGCGGAGCTGGCCATCCTGCAGGAGATCGTCAACGCCCGGTATGAAAATATTCTGCCAACCATCCTGATCAGCAATCTGACGTTTGACCAGTTGAAGGCGTTTGTCGGTGACCGCATTGTCGATCGCGTCACTGACGGCGGCAGTAATCGCCTCGTATTCGACTGGCCGAGTTATCGTAGCAACAAAGGCGGTACTGCAGCATGA
- a CDS encoding DnaB-like helicase N-terminal domain-containing protein, translating to MTHEEAESAVIGGLLLDEAGPQTFDVLATLAPEAFSTRQYREMYQVIKQLAMSGGAVTPFVVADKLGDGYEANRGNGIKPSLGASRGEILRRNGEA from the coding sequence ATGACACACGAAGAAGCTGAAAGCGCAGTAATTGGCGGCCTACTTCTGGACGAGGCAGGCCCACAAACTTTCGATGTGTTAGCGACGCTCGCACCAGAGGCATTTTCCACCCGCCAGTATCGTGAGATGTACCAAGTTATTAAACAATTGGCCATGTCCGGCGGCGCAGTCACACCGTTTGTTGTGGCTGATAAGTTGGGGGATGGGTACGAGGCCAATCGCGGTAACGGTATCAAGCCAAGCCTGGGCGCGAGCAGGGGTGAAATCCTACGCAGAAATGGTGAGGCGTAA
- a CDS encoding DnaB-like helicase C-terminal domain-containing protein, which yields MVLLAARPSVGKTEFALNLIEKITDQGGGVLMFSMEMSAIQIAERQIAGAGGFSTSKLKKPQELEDEDWARISDGIGRMTDRPIWIIDASNLTVEQICQDAERMKSEHPELAAVFVDYLGLIKVNERQRHDLAVGEVSRSLKRLAMRNKTPVVALSQLSRGVEQRPNKRPS from the coding sequence TTGGTTTTGCTGGCTGCCCGTCCATCAGTGGGGAAAACCGAGTTTGCTTTAAACCTCATTGAGAAAATTACCGACCAAGGCGGCGGGGTATTGATGTTCAGTATGGAAATGTCAGCCATTCAGATTGCTGAACGGCAAATCGCTGGCGCTGGTGGATTCTCAACGAGCAAGTTGAAAAAACCGCAAGAATTGGAAGATGAGGATTGGGCTCGCATTTCGGATGGCATTGGCCGAATGACTGATCGCCCCATTTGGATTATTGATGCCAGCAATTTGACGGTTGAACAAATTTGCCAAGATGCTGAGCGAATGAAGTCAGAGCACCCAGAGTTGGCGGCCGTGTTTGTGGATTACCTCGGCTTAATCAAGGTAAACGAGCGCCAGCGGCACGATCTCGCTGTTGGCGAGGTATCACGAAGCCTCAAGCGGCTGGCTATGCGTAACAAGACGCCAGTAGTGGCGCTAAGCCAATTGTCACGTGGTGTTGAACAGCGCCCCAATAAGCGCCCCAGTTAA